The genomic window CGTTTTCCCATATACCTGTTGATAGATGTTGAAAAGTTGCTGATACGTCTTTACGTTTGCTTCGTTAGGGATGAACTCTTGCTCAATGGACAGAAACGCATCGCCACATTCCTTCAAAGAGTTAAACCATCCACACCCATAAGCAGCAAGCATAGCAGCTCCCATCGCAGGGCCTTGCTCTGTTGACAACTTCACGACCTTGGCGTTAAAGATGTCGGCTTGAATCTGTAACCACGAGGCACTTTTTGCCCCACCACCAATGGAAACAATCGTTTCAATTGCTTTTCCATATTGTCTAAACAACGTCACAGATTCATGTAAGGAGAACGTAATGCCTTCGACAACTGCACGAACAAAATGGGCACGCTTATGACCACTGTCCATGCCGATAAAACTAGCTCGAATGGTCGCATCAGCATGGGGAGTTCTCTCACCTACAAGATAAGGTGTAAACAGCAAACCATTCGCTCCCGCCGATACTTCATCTAGTTCAGCGAGGACTTCATCAAAACGTTTTTCTTGCGCAAACGTTTCTTTAAACCATTGTAGACTGTAGCCAGCCGCAAGGGTTACCCCCATTGTATAAAAGCGATCTGCGACCCCGTGATGGAAATAGTGAACGTTGCCTTGAAAATCTTTGTCGTTGCTTTCTTCGTAAGAGAGGACCACACCAGACGTTCCAATACTGACGAGTGTTTTCCCTTCTTCATAAACACCTGCACCGATTGCGCCGCAAGCATTATCCGCTCCTCCAGCGAAAACGTTGGTATCCTTTGAAAGACCAGTACGTCGAGCGATCTCATCCGTTAATACCCCTACCTTGTCATGAGCGTTTACAAGTGGTGGAAACAGGGCTTTATCAAGACCCACTAATCTCGCAATCTCTTCACTCCAGCATGATTGTTTGACATCTAATAAAAGGGTACCAGCTGCGTCCGAATAGTCCATATGTAGCGCATTGGTCAGCTTGAGACGAAGATAATCTTTCGGTAAAAGAAAGCTTTTTGCTTGTTGAAATACCTCTGGCTCATGGTTTTTCACCCACAGCAGTTTCGGTAACGTAAACCCGTCTAAAGCTAGATTTTGCGTCAGCTCAAGCAGTTTTTCTCTGCCTACTTTTTCGTAAATCTCCTTGCACTCTTCTCCCGTTCTCGTATCATTCCAAAGAATGGCATGCCGTAATGGCTGTTGCTGTTCATCTAATAGAACAAGACCGTGCATTTGGCCAGAAAAGCTCATTCCTTCTATATCCAATGGATTGCCTGTAAAGAGAGTAACCATTTCGGCTAGCCCTTCTACTGTTTTCTCCACCCACTCGTTTGGATCTTGTTCGCTATACGCAGATTTATTTTGGATAAGGGGGTACGTTTTTGATCGCTCATGAACCGTTTCACCTTTACGGTTAACTAGAGTGATTTTCACCCCACTTGTTCCTAAATCAATGCCAATCACATACTTCACGTTATCACCACACCCAGCCCTAGGTTTTTCTATTGATCTGTGTACATTGTTAGTACGTATTGATTGATTATGGCTTTTATACGCTCGAGTTTTCCAGACGTTTGTTGGATTGTATCTAACGTATACGCATGTTGCTCTAATTCTTGTAAGCTAACCGTTCCCTCTACAATCTTCTTACCAATCCCTGTTGAATAACTTTGGTAGCGATCTTCAATAACTGCTTCAAGGGCGCCATCATTAAGCAGCTTTTGTGCTACTTTTAATCCGACCGCAAAGCTATCCATACCCGCTATATGCGCTTCAACTAGGTCTTCTGCTGCGAAGGAGCCTCTTCTCACTTTTGCGTCGAAGTTTAATCCTCCACGTCCAAGCCCTCCATTCTTTAAAATCTCATACATGGCAAGCGTTGTCGCATAGATGTCTGTTGGAAACTCATCTGTATCCCATCCTAACAGAGGATGACCTTGATTGGCATCAACTGAGCCAAGCATTCCATGTATACGTGCGTAGTGAAGTTCGTGCTCAAATGTATGACCTGCTAATGTCGCGTGATTGGCTTCAATGTTAAATTTAAAATCCTTCTCTAGTCCGTAGTGTTGGAGGAACGCGTAGCCACTCGCCACATCAAAATCATATTGATGGGAGGTAGGTTCTTTTGGCTTCGGTTCAATTAAAAACTGTGCATCAAACCCAATTTCTTTTGCGTACGCAACAGCTAAATGAAAGAAGCGTCCAAGATTATCGAGTTCCAATTTCATATCCGTATTCAAGAGGGTTTCATAGCCTTCACGCCCTCCCCAAAACACATAGTTTTCCGCACCGAGCTCTTTTCCGACTTCTAGCCCTTTTTTCACTTTAGCCGCAGCATAAGCGAACACATCCGCATGGTTGGACGAAGCAGCTCCATGGACAAAACGAGGGTGGGAGAAATTATTCACTGTATTCCACAATAGCTTTGTCTTGCTATCTTTCATATAGTCTTTGATCATAGCAACAATGACATCTTGATTTTTATTGCTTTCCTTCAGGTTTTCTCCTTCCGGTGCAATGTCTACATCATGAAAACAAAAGTAAGGCACGCCTAATTTTTCAAAGAACTCAAACGCTGCTTCTACCCGAGCCTTAGCCAAATCAAGACCCTTTAAATGATTCCACGGTCTAATCGCCGTTCCTACTCCAAACGGATCTGTTAAATCTTCTGTAAACGTATGCCAGTAGGCTACACCAAATCGTAAATGCTCTTCCATCGTCTTATCGCCAATAACCTCTTCTGCATTGTAAAATTTAAAGGCAAATGGATTGGTTGAATGCTTCCCTTCGTAGCGAACGTTTGATACCGTTGAAAAATAAGTCATTGTTCATTCCTCCTATAG from Shouchella hunanensis includes these protein-coding regions:
- the xylB gene encoding xylulokinase, whose amino-acid sequence is MKYVIGIDLGTSGVKITLVNRKGETVHERSKTYPLIQNKSAYSEQDPNEWVEKTVEGLAEMVTLFTGNPLDIEGMSFSGQMHGLVLLDEQQQPLRHAILWNDTRTGEECKEIYEKVGREKLLELTQNLALDGFTLPKLLWVKNHEPEVFQQAKSFLLPKDYLRLKLTNALHMDYSDAAGTLLLDVKQSCWSEEIARLVGLDKALFPPLVNAHDKVGVLTDEIARRTGLSKDTNVFAGGADNACGAIGAGVYEEGKTLVSIGTSGVVLSYEESNDKDFQGNVHYFHHGVADRFYTMGVTLAAGYSLQWFKETFAQEKRFDEVLAELDEVSAGANGLLFTPYLVGERTPHADATIRASFIGMDSGHKRAHFVRAVVEGITFSLHESVTLFRQYGKAIETIVSIGGGAKSASWLQIQADIFNAKVVKLSTEQGPAMGAAMLAAYGCGWFNSLKECGDAFLSIEQEFIPNEANVKTYQQLFNIYQQVYGKTAELNEQLSTFRK
- the xylA gene encoding xylose isomerase; the encoded protein is MTYFSTVSNVRYEGKHSTNPFAFKFYNAEEVIGDKTMEEHLRFGVAYWHTFTEDLTDPFGVGTAIRPWNHLKGLDLAKARVEAAFEFFEKLGVPYFCFHDVDIAPEGENLKESNKNQDVIVAMIKDYMKDSKTKLLWNTVNNFSHPRFVHGAASSNHADVFAYAAAKVKKGLEVGKELGAENYVFWGGREGYETLLNTDMKLELDNLGRFFHLAVAYAKEIGFDAQFLIEPKPKEPTSHQYDFDVASGYAFLQHYGLEKDFKFNIEANHATLAGHTFEHELHYARIHGMLGSVDANQGHPLLGWDTDEFPTDIYATTLAMYEILKNGGLGRGGLNFDAKVRRGSFAAEDLVEAHIAGMDSFAVGLKVAQKLLNDGALEAVIEDRYQSYSTGIGKKIVEGTVSLQELEQHAYTLDTIQQTSGKLERIKAIINQYVLTMYTDQ